TCATGGAGAGTCTGACAGGGAAGTGACCGTCTTTCCACCGAAAGTGAGCGTCCCCCTGTGCCCGGCGGGAGGAACAGGTGAGACGGGTGGACAGAGCGGCGGCGGGGGACCGCCGGTCGTGTTCCTGCTGATCCCCTGCCGCCTGTTCAGCCGGGGTGTTACCGGGCCGCCGCCGGGGCTGCGCTCAGCACCGCGTCCGCCGTCCTCAGCGCGGCGTCCACCGTCGCCCCGATGAGGGCGGGGTCGGCCACGCGGTCGCCGGGCTGGTGGTAGTTGGGGTCGATGCCCCGGTGGAAGAACAGCGTGGGCGTGCCCGCCTGTGTGAAAGGCACGTGGTCGCTGCCGCCCCCGGCGGGAAAGGACTCCAGCCCCGCGTTCGCCCGCCGCGCGAGGGCCACGAGGTCGCCGTCGCCCCCCACCGCGAGGGGATCGGCGTTCACACCCACCATGTCGAAGTTGAACATGGCCCGCAGGTTCCCCACCAGCGCCGCGTTGTCCTTCACGAACGAGCGCGAGCCGTGCAGACCGTCCTCCTCCCCGTCGAACAGGACGAAGAAGCTGCGCGCCGCGAGCGGGGTGTTCGCCGCCCGCCGCGCGAGGTCGAGGACCGCCAGCGTCCCGGAGAGGTTGTCGTTCGCGCCCGGTGCCCCCGCCACGGAGTCCATGTGCCCGCCGAAGAGCAGCTCGGGGCGGGTCACGCCCGTCTTGAAGGCGACCACGTTCACCCCGCGCACCTCGCCCTGCCGCACGCGGACGCTCAGGGTGACGCGCTCGCCCTCCCGCAGGGCCGTCCCCGCCTCCTGCGTCACCCCGAGGACGGGCAGCTCCACGCGCTCGCCCAGGGTGCCGCCGCGCAGTTCCCCGGCGACGTTGTTCACCACGATCAGCCCGGCGGCCCCGGCCCCCAGCGCGTTCCTCGCCTTCTGCGCGAAGGGAATCTGCCCGCGCCGCACGACGGCGACCCGGCCCCGCACGTCCACCCGCCCGAAGTCCTCGGGGGTGCCCACGCCCGGCACGAGCACAGCCGCCGCGCTCACGCTGCCGCCCGCGCTGCCCTGGAGCGCCTGTCCCGCCAGCGTCCGCTCGCCCACCCGCACGTCCGAGCCGAGGTC
The nucleotide sequence above comes from Deinococcus sp. YIM 134068. Encoded proteins:
- a CDS encoding M28 family metallopeptidase, which codes for MRQMKLRAVLGALVLGSWAGANIETDLSNVLKLGPRVAGSAANESARVYLEGRFRALGYTTRRETFSYPRFDDLGSDVRVGERTLAGQALQGSAGGSVSAAAVLVPGVGTPEDFGRVDVRGRVAVVRRGQIPFAQKARNALGAGAAGLIVVNNVAGELRGGTLGERVELPVLGVTQEAGTALREGERVTLSVRVRQGEVRGVNVVAFKTGVTRPELLFGGHMDSVAGAPGANDNLSGTLAVLDLARRAANTPLAARSFFVLFDGEEDGLHGSRSFVKDNAALVGNLRAMFNFDMVGVNADPLAVGGDGDLVALARRANAGLESFPAGGGSDHVPFTQAGTPTLFFHRGIDPNYHQPGDRVADPALIGATVDAALRTADAVLSAAPAAAR